GTCCGCGCACATGGGGAAAACCAGCGGCTGATGGCCTGAGGAGGCCTCATGGGGCTCGATACAATGATTGCATTCTATGACAATGGCCCCTATAACCATGAGCGAAACCAAGACTTGGATGTGCCTGATCTGCGGCTGGATCTACGACGAAGCTGCTGGCGCTCCCGAGCATGGTGTCGCACCGGGAACGCCCTGGTCGCAGGTGCCCATGAACTGGACCTGCCCGGAGTGTGGCGCACGCAAGGAAGATTTTGAAATGGTGCAGATCTGAGGTCGACCATGCCGTGGCACAACAGTTGCGTGTGCCCAAGCCCTGACACCCTAACTGGAGCGACACAACCGTGAGCACGACACCCGCGCTGAAAGTCCTGGTGGTGGATGACAGCAATACCATTCGCCGCAGTGCGGAGATCTTCCTCAAGCAGGGCGGGCATGAAGTCCTGCTGGCTGATGACGGCTTCGACGCACTGGCCAAAATCAACGATTACCAGCCCGATCTGGTGTTCTGCGACATCCTCATGCCGCGGCTGGATGGCTACCAGACCTGTGCCATCATCAAGCGCAACGCCCGCTTCGCGAGCATTCCTGTGGTGATGCTGTCTTCCAAAGACGGCGTGTTCGACAAGGCTCGCGGACGCATGGTCGGTTCCCAGGACTACCTCACCAAACCCTTCACCAAAGACCAGTTGCTGCACGCGGTGCAGCAGTTCGGCGCCCACCTCACCGGAGCTGCATGATGCCCATACATAAAGTGCTTGTTGTTGATGATTCCAAGACCGAGTTGATGGTTTTGTCGGACCTGTTGATCAAAAACGGCTACAGCGTGCGCACCGCCGAGAATGCCGAAGAGGCCTTTCGTCGGCTCGGCGAGGAAAAGCCGGAACTGATTCTGATGGACGTGGTGATGCCCGGTCAGAATGGTTTTCAGTTGACCCGGGCGATCGCGCGGGACCCGCAGTATTCCCACATCCCCATCATCATGTGCACCAGCAAGAACCAGGAGACCGATCGTGTCTGGGGCATGCGTCAGGGTGCTCGTGACTACGTCACCAAGCCGGTGAATACCGAAGAGCTGATTTCCAAGATTCGGGCGCTGGGTTAAGCGCCAGGCTCGACACCACCGCACGCGCCCCGAACCTTACCCAGCATGGCCACCAACCGACAGTCACTCAAGGATCTGCAGGAACGACTGGCGCAACGTCTGTCTGCCGCGAAAACCGAAGCTGCGACAGCCTCCTGGCTGGCCGTGGAAGCGGGCGGGCAGCGCTACCTGATACCGCTGGTCCAGGCGGGCGAGATTTTCCCCTGGTCCCCCATTCAGTCCGTGCCTTACACCAAGCCCTGGTACGCCGGGGTGGCCAGCCTGCGGGGTGGCCTGCACGGTGTGGTGGATCTGGCGCGTTTGCTGAACCGGTCGCTCGCGCCTGCCACCAGTGGGGACCGCGTGTCTTCCGAATCGCGGCTGGTCAGTCTGCATGCTGCGCTGGGTGTCAATGCCGTGCTCTGGATCGATCGCCTGCTGGGCCTGCGCAACCCGGCCATGTTCAGTGCGCTGGGGTCCAACCCCGAGAATGCTCCCGCTTATTTCACCCGTTGTCTGATCGACCACCAGGGCCAGCTGTGGCAGGAGCTTGATCTTCAGGCCTTGGCGGGTGAGTCCGAATTTTTGGCCATCGCCGCCTGATGGCCGAACGCCGTCGGCCAATACCGGTTTCCCGTATGTTGTTTTCTGTTGGAAGGTTTTCTCATGGCCATGCTTGATCGATTCCAGGGACTGTTCAAGAAAAAAGCTGGTGATGAACCCGAACCCGACCTGGGCGATTCCATCGACCAGGACATCGCCGATCTGGCCGCCGCACGGCTCGCGCCGGACTCTGCGGCGGGTGACCTCCCAGAAAGCCGGCTTCCGGACGACGACAACCCTTCCGATGCGGGGATGGTGTCGCTGCCCTTGCTGGGCCGTCGCCTGGCCGAACAGCACCAGCGAACCCTGGCCACCTTGCTGGCGTTTGGCCTGGTGGTGTTGGGCGCGGTGACATTCTTTGTGCTGAATCAAACCCAGAACCTGAGTGTGCAGGTGGCTGCCACCGGTGACGCGCTGATGCAGTCGCAACGATTGGCCAAAAGCGCGTCACAGGCCTTGATCGGCAGTGCATCGGCTTTCCCGGAAGTGGATCAAAGTGCCGAGGTGCTGTTTGACAACGTTGCTGCGCTTCGTTTGGGTGCCAGCGGAGAACATGGCGCAGGCGACAGTCATGCCCATGGCGCGGATCTTGTCCCGCTGGCGGCCGAACTCCAGCCGCAGTTGAGTGAACTCACCCCGGTGGTGCAGCGTGCGCACGACAACGCCGCCGCCATTCTCGCGCAGCAGAAGATCCTGACCCAGGTGGGCGACGCCCTGCGCACGATCAACCGGCAGTCTTCCGACCTGCTGGAAATCGCCGAAACCGTCTCGTCCCTCAAGCTGCAGCAAAACGCGCCAGCGGCCGAAATTTCGGCGTCTGGCCAGCTGGTGATGTTGACCCAGCGTATCGGCAAGTCGGCCAACGAATTCCTGACCATGGAGGGTGTGAGCCCTGAGGCGGTGTTCCTGTTGGGCAAGGACTTGAACACCTTCAAGGAAATCGCCGACGGCTTGCTCAAGGGCAGTGAGGAGTTGCGCCTTGCCGCCGCCAAGGACGAACAGGTGCGTGAACGGCTGGAAGCCCTGCTGGCCATGTACGAACAGACCCGCACCGAAGCCGGCGCGATTCTGGGCAACCTGCAGGGCCTGGTGTCGGCCCGGGAGGCGCAGGCCGGCATCATTGCCGATAGCGAACCTTTGCGATTGGCATTGGGCAAGCTCCAGGCGAGCCTGTCTTCCCGCTCCGGTTTGGGCGGCGCAGAAATCGCCGTCTTGCTGCTGTCTGCGGTCTTTGCGCTGGGTTGTGCGGGTGGTCTGGCCTATGTGCAGCTGCAGGACAGCCGTCAGCGCCAACGGGTGGCTGAGCGTCAGCGCCAGGCGGCCGAGTCGCTGGAGCAGGATGCCAAGCGCGTGAACGACGCCAACCAGGCGGCCATTCTCCGGTTGATGAACGAACTGCAGACGGTGGCCGAAGGCGACCTGACGCAGGAAGCGACCGTGACCGAGGACATCACCGGCGCCATCGCCGACTCGGTGAACTACACGGTGGAAGAGCTGCGTTCGCTGGTGGGCAACGTACAGGCCACGGCCACCCGGGTGGCGCAGACCACGTCCGCGGTGGAAAGCACCTCGACCGAGCTGCTGGCTGCGTCCACCGAGCAACTGCGTGAGATTCGTGAAACCGGCCAGTCCGTGCTGGACATGGCACAACGCATCAACCAGGTGTCGGGACAGGCGCAGGAATCGGCCTCGGTGGCGCGGACTTCTCTGCAAGCCGCTGAATCGGGTCTGCAGGCCGTGCAGGACGCGATCGGCGGTATGAACGCCATCCGCGACCAGATCCAGGAAACCTCCAAGCGCATCAAGCGGCTGGGTGAGTCTTCGCAGGAGATTGGTGAAATCACCGAACTGATCTCGGACATTACCGAACAGACCAACGTGCTGGCCCTGAACGCCGCCATCCAGGCGGCTTCCGCCGGTGAAGCCGGTCGGGGCTTCTCGGTGGTGGCCGAGGAAGTGCAGCGACTGGCCGAACGGTCGGCCGACGCCACGCGCCAGATCGCGGCGCTGGTGAAGGCGATTCAGACCGACACCCAGGACGCGGTGGCCGCCATGGAGCGCTCCACCCAGGGTGTGGTCGAAGGAGCCAAGCTGTCCGACAACGCCGGTACCGCGCTGTCCGAAATCGACCGCGTGTCTCGGCGATTGGCCGAACTGATTGAGCAGATCTCCAGTGCCACGTCACGCGAAGCCGAGTCGGCCAACGAGGTGGCCGGCAACATCCAGCACATTTTTGCCGTGACCGAGCAGACCGGTGAAGGCACGCGTTCGACGGCCCAGCAGGTGCGTGAACTCTCCGCCATGGCCGAAGAACTGCGTCAGTCCGTGTCGCGGTTCAAGATCGCCTGAGAGCCCTCCCGCGTCTGTGCACCAACCTGACTGATGATCATGCTCGACACCACCGCCGACAGTTTGCAGACGGATGCCCCGCTCGCCGACCTCGGTCCGCTGGCCTGGGTGTTCGACGAGTTGCGCAAGTCGCTCGACGCGGCCAACAAGGCCATCAAGCGCTTCGTGCGCGAGACGGAACGATCCCGCAGCGACGACCTGGAGGCGGTGGACCCGGGTTCGCTGCGGATCGCCCGCCAGCAGCTGCACCAGGCGGTCGGTGCCCTGGAAATGGTGGGCCTGCTTGCGCCGGCCCAGGTGTTGCGGGCGATGGAAGCCGCGGTGCAACGTTTCGTGCAGCGTCCCCAGGTGTGCAACGATGAGGCCGCGGGCAAGGTCGAACGGGCCAGTTTCGCCCTGATCGAATACCTGGAGGCGGTGCTCAACAACAAACCGGTCCAGCCTGTGGCGCTGTTTGCACAGTACCGGGAGGTTCAGGAACTGGCTGGCGCAGAGCGTGTGCACCCTGCCGATCTGTGGCCTTTCGATCAGCGTAGTGTGGTGGTCGAGGCCCCGAAGGGCGCGTCCGCGTCGCAGTGCGATGCCCCCCAGCGCCTGTTGTTCGACCGGCTGGTGTTGCTGGTGGTCAAGACCCAGAGCCCCGCCGCCGCACAGCAACTGGCCAGACTCAGCGGGGGGCTGTCCGCCGGCGCCACCGAGGCCCGGGTGCGGACTTTCTGGAGCGTGGCCGCGGCCTATTTCGAGGCCCTGTCCCAGCGCCTGTTGCCGGTGGATGTGTATGTCAAGCGGGCGGCTTCGCGCATCCTGCTGCAGTTCGCCACGCTCGCCCGGGGTCAGAACCAGGTGTCCGAGACCCTGTTGCACGACCTGCTGTTTTTCTGTGCCCAGGCTGATGGCGCCACGCCAGGCAAAGCGCCTCACCTCGTGGCGGTGCGTGAGGCATTTGATCTGGGCGCGACCAAGCCGGTGGACTACCACCTGGCGACGCTGGGGCGTTTTGACCCGGCGCTGTTGACCCAGGCACGCAAGCGCATCCATGCCGCGAAAGAAGCCTGGTCGCTCTTTTCGGGTGGGGATGCGAGCCGGGCCCGCCAGGTGGCCGACCAGTTTGGTCTGGTGGGCGATTCCCTGCTCAAGCTCCATCCGGCCAGCACCGTGCTGGCGCAGGCCTTGTTCAAGACGGCCGAACAGTCGGCGCGCGATGCCGGCGGCGTCAGGCCCGAACTGGCCATGGAGGTGGCGACCACCACCCTGTACCTGGAAGCTGCTTTTGAGGATTTCGACCCCAACGACAGCGAAATGACCGAGCGCACCCAGGCACTGGCCGCGCGTCTGGAGAGCGTGTTGGCGGGTGCGCCCGCGCAACCGCTGGACGCCTGGATGGAGCAACTCTACCGCCGCGTGAGCGATCGCCAGACCATGGGCAGTGTGGTGGGCGAGCTCAAGGTGTCGCTGGGCGAGGCTGAAAAGTCGTTGGACCAGTTCTTCCGCACCCCCCACGAAAAGGGCGGGTTGCACGTGGCGGTGTCGCAGCTCGCGCAGATGCGTGGCGTGCTTTCGGTGCTCGGGTTGGAGCAGGCGGTGCAGACGGTGGCGCGGATGCGGGCCACGGTGGACCAGATCCTGGACACCGAGGTGGACGAGACCATGGCCCGCGAAGCCGGAACCTTCCAGCAGTTGGGCAACAACCTCAGCGCGTTGAGCTTCCTGGTGGACATGCTCAACTACCAGCCAGCGCTGGCCAAGAAGCTGTTTGTGTTTGACGAGGCCAAGGGCGAGCTGTTGCCGCTCATGGGTCGTACGCTCAGTTCCGAGGCTTCCAAGCCACCGGCCCATCAAGATGCCCAGGCCATCAATGCCGAGGTGCAGCGGGTGGTCGACGGTGTGCAGGAGGGGGTGGCCCTGGTCGATCTCAGCCAGCAGCTCGACACGCTGGCCACGCAAGCCTCGCTGGCCGAACAGCCCGGGGTGGCACGCGCCGCGCGCGACGCGGCCCAGGCGGTGGTCAGTGACAGCGCCAGCGCCGGCGCACAGGCGCTGGTGGACCTGTCGCAGGCATCCGCTCCCGTGGCAGCTCCGGTGCCCAACGCCCTGATGGCCGAGGACAACGAAGAAGACGATCTGCTCGACATCTTCCTGGAAGAAGCCCGCGAGGTCGTGTCCAACGGACTCGATGCGGTGAGACATCTGCAGGTGGATCCCGCCGATCTGGAGCACCTCACCACGCTGCGGCGCGCATTCCACACGCTCAAGGGCAGCTCACGCATGGTGGGCCTGAACGAGTTCGGCGAAGCGGCGTGGGCCATGGAACAGATGCTCAATGCCGTGCTGGCCGAGCAGCGTGGAGCCCATGCCGACATGCTCCGGCTGGCGGGTGAGGCGATGGCCGCGTTCTCCCGTTGGGTGCAGGACATCGCGGACCGGCGCGACACCCATTGGAGCGCAGGGCCGTTCCGTGCCAGCGCCGAAACCTGGCGCAACCAGGCGCAATACCTGGCACTGGCGTTGCCGCAGGCCGTGCAACGCGTCGAATCCGACGGGATGGCCGAACCTGCCTCCGCAGCGACCGTGGTCGAGACCGCTTCCGCCATCGACGAGATCGCACTGCCCGAGCTGGCTCAAGCCGAAACCCTGGCTGAGGCGATGAACCTGGATGGCACGTCGCACCAACCCTCCGAGGGGCAGACGCCCGCGGGTGTTGAAGGCTTGGTGCCCGCGTCTGCGGAAGTCGATTTTGCCGACGCCGCGCCGTTCGCGGATGCCCCCACGCTGGATGCCGATCGACCGAACGCCGACGCGTCAGGTGACGCCCCTCTGCCATCCATGTTCGAAGAGATCGACTTCGACAGTCTGATGGCCGCGTCGTCCAGCGCGCAAGCCGAGGCCGCCCCTGTGGTGGTCACGGACGACCCGGATCTTGAGGTGGAGCCGGCCCCGGTTGATCCTGCTCCCCTCCCGTCACCCTCGTCCGATGAGGTGTCGGCCCTGTTTGACGGTCTCTCTCTGGATCTGGACACCGAAACCGGCCCTTCGCAAGAGGTCGAGTCCATCACGCTCGACGCCGACTTCGATCTGGACACCCGCGACGCGCCGCAAGCACAGGCCGAGCCGGTGTCTGATGATGCCGGGCTGGCTGTCGTTCAGGAGGAGGCTCCCCCGATGCCCGAGGCTGAAGCCCATGCGGAAATGCCGCCCGATGGCCTGCAGCCACCGGTGGTGGATGAGGGCGCGGAACCCCAGGTCGTCGAGACGGTTGAGGAGTCCTTTCCGGGTGCTTCAGACGAACAGATCCGGGTCATTGGGGACCTGCGCATCGGTATCAAGCTGTACAACGTCTACCTCAATGAGGCCGACGAGTGGTCGCGCCGCCTGTGCACCGAACTGGCCGAGTGGGCGCTGGAGCGCCACCAGCCGGTGCCGGACCAGGCCGAGGCACTGGCGCATTCGCTGGCCGGCAGTTCGGCCACCGTGGGCTTCCAGTCGCTGTCCGACATCGCCCGCGCGCTGGAGCACGCGATCGAGTCGATCGGCCTGCACCAGCAAGCAGGCTGGGCCGCCAGCGCCGAACAGGCGCAGCTGTTCGTTGACGCTTCCGAAGACATTCGCCGGCTGTTGCACCAGTTCGCGGCCGGTTTCCTCAAGGAGCCCACCCCCGAGCTGATGGCAGCGCTCTACCGCGTCGTGCACGAGCCTGTACCTGAGGGATTGCCCCCCGAAGTGCCCGAGGCGCAGTCCGATCCGCTTTTTGAGGCCCCGCCGACGAACACACCCACCCCGATGCAGGCGCCTGCCGGCGTTGAAGTGGCCGCGTTCAGCGAACCCAGCACCGGTTTCGGTGGCCTGCACGAATCGACCGGTCCCGCTGCGGGCCCGGTGCAGGACATCGACGACGATATCGATGCCCTGGACACGATCGACGTCGATCTTTTTCCGATCTTTGCCGACGAGGCGCTCGAACTGTTGCCTCGGCTCGGCGGCGCCTTGCGCCAGTGGGTGGCGCGCCCCGACAACGGCAGCGCACGCTCCGAAGTGTTGCGCAATCTGCACACCCTCAAAGGCAGCGCCCGCCTGGCCGGTGCGCTGCGCCTGGGAGAGATGGCGCACCGCATGGAGACGGCGGCCGAGCGTTTGGGGTCCGACGTCGAACGCAGTGCCGACCTTGAGCCGCTGCAGAGCGCGTTCGACGCGATCAGCGCCCGTTTTGACGTGCTGCGTCGCACCGACGCCGAACCGCAGGATGTGATTCAGCGGGCGCCCGAACAGGCGCCGCCCGATGAGACGGGTGACGCGGTGCCCGAAGCCGCTCCGATGGCGTTGCCCATTGACGCCGCGCCCACGGGTCCCGCGGAGGGACTGGCCGGGATGACCCTGCCGCAGGTGCCGGCGCTGTTGCAGGCGCGGGCCGGAGCTGCCGTGCGTGTGCGGCCGGAGCTGCTCGACCGGCTGGTCAACCAGACCGGCGAGGTCATGATCACCCGCTCGCGCATGGAGTCCGAACTCGTGACCTTGCGCGGCTCGCTCAAGGACCTCACGGGCAACCTGGACCGTCTGCGCGGTCAGCTGCGCGACATCGAACTGCAGGCCGAGACCCAGATGCAGTCGCGCCTGGCTCAAGCACGCGACGCCGACCAGTCCTTCGACCCGCTCGAATTCGACCGTTTCACCCGGGTTCAGGAACTCACGCGCATGATGGCCGAGTCGGTCAACGACGTGGCCACCGTGCAGCGCAACCTGCAACGCGCGGTGGAGGCCACCGAAGACAGCCTGGTGGCCCAGGCGCGCCAGACCCGCGAACTGCAGCGCGACTTGCTGCGCACCCGCATGGTGGAGTTCGAAGGCATTTCCGAGCGCCTGTACCGCGTGGTGCGACAGGCGTCCAAGGAGACCGGCAAGCAGGTGCGGCTGGACATCGTGGGCGGCAACATCGAAATGGACCGCGGCGTGCTCGACCGGATGACCGCCGCGTTTGAGCACTTGCTGCGCAACAGCGTGGTGCACGGCATCGAACCGACCGAAACCCGGTTGGCGCTGGGCAAAGCGGCCGAAGGCCACATCGAGATTCACCTGGCCCAGGAACTCAACGACGTGTCGGTGGTGTTCCGTGACGACGGCGCCGGGCTTGACCTGGCCCGCCTGCGCGAAAAAGGCGTGGCCCAGGGGCTGGTGCCTGCCGGCACGCAGCTCAGCGACGACGAAGCCGCCCACCTGGTCTTCACACCCGGCCTGAGCACGGCGAGCGAGATCACATCGCTGGCGGGCCGGGGTGTCGGCATGGACGTGGTGCGCAACGACGTGGTGGCGCTCGGCGGCCGCATCGAGACCAGCACCCGCGCCGGCCAGGGCACCAGCTTCAAGCTGGTGCTGCCCCTGACCACCGCGGTGACGCAGGTGGTGATGGTGCGCGCTGGCGGGCTCACCTTTGGCGTGCCCTCCAACCTGGTGCAGGTGGTGCGCCGTCTCTCCAGCACCGAGCTGGGCGAGGCTTATGCCAAGGGCAGCCTGACGGTGGCGGGCGAAGAGGTGCCGTTCTACTGGGCCGGTGCCCTGTTGCAGTCTTCCGCGCAGTCGCAGGAGACCAAGGGTCGCACGCTGCCGGTGGTGATCTTCCGAAGCGCGGCGCAGCGCGTGGCCATGCACGTGGACCAGGTGCTGGGCAACCAGGAAGTGGTGGTCAAGAACCTCGGGCCGCAGCTCTCGCGTCTGCCCGGTCTGGCCGGCATGTCGGTGCTGGCCTCGGGCGCCGTGGCACTGATCTACAACCCGGTGGCCCTGGCGACGGTGTACGGCACCCAGGTCCATGAGTGGATCGCCCAGCAGCAGCGCCAGACCCCACAGGTGGTGGGCGAGACCTCGACCCCCGTGGACGCGGCGCTCAGCGCCGTGCCGCTGGTGCTGGTGGTGGACGACTCGATCACCGTGCGTCGGGTGACCCAGCGTTTGCTGCAGCGCGAAGGCTACCGCGTCTCGATGGCCGCCGATGGTCTGCAGGCATTGGAACGCCTGCAGCAGGAACGCCCCACCGTGGTGTTGTCCGACATCGAAATGCCGCGCATGGACGGTTTCGACCTCGTGCGCAACATCCGCAGCGACCCGCGCCTGTCCGATCTGCCGGTGATCATGATCACCTCGCGCATTGCGGAGAAACACCGCGAACACGCGCGCGAACTGGGTGTGGATCACTACCTGGGCAAGCCATACTCCGAAGACGAGCTGCTGGCGCTGATCGCGCACTACACGCAGATCGCTGCCGAAGCCTGATGGGCTGATCCTCCCAAGGTGGATCAGCCCCCTCAGGGGGCCGCGACCCGCGCAGCGGCGGAGCGTGGGGGGCCGACGATCCACCGCCGGGCCGCCCCAAGGTGGATCAGCCCCCTCGGGGGGCAGCGACCCGCGCAGCGGCAGAGCGTGGGGGTTCTTTTTTCTTCACCACCGCATACCGCAGCAGCGTGCGCTCGCGCGCCTCGGCGTGATCGACCACCGGCAGCGGATAGGTCTTGCCCAGCTCCACGCCCGCGGCGGACAACTCCAGCTCGCGGGCCTGCCAGGGCGCGTGGATGGCCGCATCGGGCAGTTCGGTGAGCTGCGGCAGATAGCGCCGGATGAACTTGCCCTGGGGATCAAAACGCTCGCTCTGCGTGACGGGGTTGAAGATGCGGAACCAGGGTTGCGCGTCGCAGCCGCTGGAGCTGGCCCACTGCCAGCCGCCGTTGTTGGCGGCGAGGTCGAAGTCGATCAGGTGTTCGGCGAAATAGCGCTCGCCCCAGCGCCAGTCCAGCCCCAAGTCCTTCACCAGAAAACTCGCGACCACCATGCGCAGCCGGTTGTGCATGTAGCCGGTCTGGTTGATCTGCGCCATGGCCGCATCCACCAGGGGGTAACCGGTGCGGCCCTCGCACCAGGTGGCGAACAGTTCCTTCGCATGTTTGCCACGCTCAAACCGGATGTGGTCGTATTCGGGTTTGAACGCCCGGTCCGCCACCTGCGGGAAATTGGCCAGCAGCTGGTGGTAGAAGTCGCGCCATATCAGCTCCGAGAGCCAGGTGCTCGCCCCGGCGATCCCCTGCAGATGCATCCGGTGGGCCACCGAAACCACCCGCCGCACGGAGAGGGTGCCAAAGCGCAGGTGCACGCTCAGGTAGCTGGGCCCTTTGACGGCGGGGAAGTCGCGCGCCTGGTCGTAGCGGTCGATGCGCTGCAGGAAATCGCTGAACAGCTGACGCGCACCGCTGGACCCGGTGGGCACGGGCAGTTGCGCGAGGTTGGTGGTCTCGAAGTCCAGGTCCGACAGGCGCGGCACCGGCACCGCCCACTCGGGCGGCACGGGCGCGAGCGCCCCGGCGTAGCGCGCCACCGGGTAGGCCTTGAGGTGGAACGGATCAAGCTGCTTGAGCCACGCATTCTTGTAGGGCGTGAACACGCCAAACGGGTGGCCGGCCTGGGTCAGCAGCTCGCGCCGCTCGAAGATCACGTGGTCCTTGTGGCTGTGCAACAGGATGCCGGCGTGGGCCAGATCGCCAAACACCTGGGCGTCGCGCGCCAGCGCCGCCGGATCGTCGTCGTGGTTGCCGAACACGGCCTGGACCTGCAGCCGCCAGGCCAGCGCGGGGATGGCCTGGCGGGCCTGGCCGTGCAGCACGATCAGGCCGACGCCTTGCGCGCCGTTGGCCTGCCCTAGGGTGCGCAGGTCCGCGTCGAGCTCGACCAGCGACTCGCGGATGAACTCGACGCGCCGGTCGGCCCGGGGCAGGGTGTCCAGAATGTCGGTGTCGAAGACGAAGACACACCAGACCTGGCGGCACACCTTGAGCGCGTGGTACAGCGCCGCGTTGTCCTCGCAGCGCAGATCGCGACGGAACCACATCAGGCCTTTGTCGTAGGTGTTCATGGCGGTGGACGGGGGCGGGCCTGCACGACCGGGCGCTGCGGGGGCAGCGGCTTAAAATCAACGCATGTCCGCTGATTTTGCCCCCATCAACCTGACCAATCATTTCCTGATTGCGATGCCAAGCCTCAGCGACGAGCTTTTTGCCCGCAGCGTGGTGTTCATGTGCGAGCACAGCGAACGAGGGGCCCTGGGGCTGGTGATCAACAAACCCAGCGACATCCTGCTGCCCAGGCTGTTTGAAAAAGTCGACCTGCCCATGGGGCGCGACGACCTGGCCCTGCTGCCGGTGTTCCAGGGCGGTCCGGTGCAGACCGAGCGGGGCTTCGTGCTGCACGAAGCCGTGGAAGGCGGGGCCGGCGAATCGGTCTACGCCTCCACGCTGTCCATTCCCGGGGGGCTGGAGATGACCACCTCCAAGGACGTGCTCGAAGCCATGTCCTCGGGTGCCGGTCCGCGCAAGGTGTTCGTCACGCTGGGTTATGCGTCCTGGGGGCAGGGTCAGCTCGAATCCGAGATCACCGAAAACAGCTGGCTCACGGTCGAAGCCGACCCGAGCCTGATTTTTGACGTGCCGGTCTCCGAGCGTTACGTGCGCGCCATGGCCCTGCTGGGCCTGCAGCCCTGGATGCTCTCGCCCGACGCGGGCCACGCATGACGGACGACGCCTCCGCTTGCCAGACCTTCATGGCGTTTGACTATGGCCTCAAGCGCACGGGCGTGGCCAGCGGCAACCGCCTCACACGCACCGCCACGCCGCAGGCCACGATCGCTGCCGAGGGCGATGCCCGTTTCGCGCAGATCAGCCTGCGGCTCAAGGAGTGGGAGCCCGACGCCCTGGTGGTGGGCGTGCCTTTTCATCCCGATGGTGCCGCGCACGAGAACACCGCGCGGGCACGGAAATTCGCGCGCCAGCTGCGAGGTCGTTATGGCCTGCCGGTGTTCGAGGTGGACGAGCGTTACAGCACGACCGAAGCACACGCCCTGGGCGCCAAAGACGCCGACGCCGCGTCGGCCTGCATCATCCTGGAACAGTTTTTGAGGAGCCTGCCTTGAGTGCATTGCAACTGGACGCCGAACTACTCTACAAAACCCTGCTTCAGGGCGTCAAAGGCCTGATCGCGGTGACTCCGCAGCCGCTGCACCTCGCCGGCGTCACCTCCGGCGGCGCCTGGCTGGCCGAGCGTCTGCAGCGCGACCTGGGCCTGCCCGGGAGCGTCGGCGTGATCTCGTCCAGCATGCACCGCGACGACTTCGCGCAGCGTGGCCTGGCCATCAGCGCTCAGACCGTGCTGCCGTTCGAAGTCGATGGCGCCCACGTGGTGCTGGTCGACGACGTGCTCTACACCGGGCGCACGCTGCGCGCCGTGATCAACGAACTGTTCGACTACGGCCGCCCGGCCAGCGTGCAACTCGCGGTGCTGGTGGACCGGGGCGGGCGCGAACTGCCGATCGAAGCCAAGGTCTGCGCGGCCACCGTCGCATTGCCCGTGACGCAGACGCTCGAACTCGCGCGCAGCGACGACGGGCGTCTGAGCTTCGTGGTGG
This Hydrogenophaga taeniospiralis DNA region includes the following protein-coding sequences:
- a CDS encoding Hpt domain-containing protein, with amino-acid sequence MLDTTADSLQTDAPLADLGPLAWVFDELRKSLDAANKAIKRFVRETERSRSDDLEAVDPGSLRIARQQLHQAVGALEMVGLLAPAQVLRAMEAAVQRFVQRPQVCNDEAAGKVERASFALIEYLEAVLNNKPVQPVALFAQYREVQELAGAERVHPADLWPFDQRSVVVEAPKGASASQCDAPQRLLFDRLVLLVVKTQSPAAAQQLARLSGGLSAGATEARVRTFWSVAAAYFEALSQRLLPVDVYVKRAASRILLQFATLARGQNQVSETLLHDLLFFCAQADGATPGKAPHLVAVREAFDLGATKPVDYHLATLGRFDPALLTQARKRIHAAKEAWSLFSGGDASRARQVADQFGLVGDSLLKLHPASTVLAQALFKTAEQSARDAGGVRPELAMEVATTTLYLEAAFEDFDPNDSEMTERTQALAARLESVLAGAPAQPLDAWMEQLYRRVSDRQTMGSVVGELKVSLGEAEKSLDQFFRTPHEKGGLHVAVSQLAQMRGVLSVLGLEQAVQTVARMRATVDQILDTEVDETMAREAGTFQQLGNNLSALSFLVDMLNYQPALAKKLFVFDEAKGELLPLMGRTLSSEASKPPAHQDAQAINAEVQRVVDGVQEGVALVDLSQQLDTLATQASLAEQPGVARAARDAAQAVVSDSASAGAQALVDLSQASAPVAAPVPNALMAEDNEEDDLLDIFLEEAREVVSNGLDAVRHLQVDPADLEHLTTLRRAFHTLKGSSRMVGLNEFGEAAWAMEQMLNAVLAEQRGAHADMLRLAGEAMAAFSRWVQDIADRRDTHWSAGPFRASAETWRNQAQYLALALPQAVQRVESDGMAEPASAATVVETASAIDEIALPELAQAETLAEAMNLDGTSHQPSEGQTPAGVEGLVPASAEVDFADAAPFADAPTLDADRPNADASGDAPLPSMFEEIDFDSLMAASSSAQAEAAPVVVTDDPDLEVEPAPVDPAPLPSPSSDEVSALFDGLSLDLDTETGPSQEVESITLDADFDLDTRDAPQAQAEPVSDDAGLAVVQEEAPPMPEAEAHAEMPPDGLQPPVVDEGAEPQVVETVEESFPGASDEQIRVIGDLRIGIKLYNVYLNEADEWSRRLCTELAEWALERHQPVPDQAEALAHSLAGSSATVGFQSLSDIARALEHAIESIGLHQQAGWAASAEQAQLFVDASEDIRRLLHQFAAGFLKEPTPELMAALYRVVHEPVPEGLPPEVPEAQSDPLFEAPPTNTPTPMQAPAGVEVAAFSEPSTGFGGLHESTGPAAGPVQDIDDDIDALDTIDVDLFPIFADEALELLPRLGGALRQWVARPDNGSARSEVLRNLHTLKGSARLAGALRLGEMAHRMETAAERLGSDVERSADLEPLQSAFDAISARFDVLRRTDAEPQDVIQRAPEQAPPDETGDAVPEAAPMALPIDAAPTGPAEGLAGMTLPQVPALLQARAGAAVRVRPELLDRLVNQTGEVMITRSRMESELVTLRGSLKDLTGNLDRLRGQLRDIELQAETQMQSRLAQARDADQSFDPLEFDRFTRVQELTRMMAESVNDVATVQRNLQRAVEATEDSLVAQARQTRELQRDLLRTRMVEFEGISERLYRVVRQASKETGKQVRLDIVGGNIEMDRGVLDRMTAAFEHLLRNSVVHGIEPTETRLALGKAAEGHIEIHLAQELNDVSVVFRDDGAGLDLARLREKGVAQGLVPAGTQLSDDEAAHLVFTPGLSTASEITSLAGRGVGMDVVRNDVVALGGRIETSTRAGQGTSFKLVLPLTTAVTQVVMVRAGGLTFGVPSNLVQVVRRLSSTELGEAYAKGSLTVAGEEVPFYWAGALLQSSAQSQETKGRTLPVVIFRSAAQRVAMHVDQVLGNQEVVVKNLGPQLSRLPGLAGMSVLASGAVALIYNPVALATVYGTQVHEWIAQQQRQTPQVVGETSTPVDAALSAVPLVLVVDDSITVRRVTQRLLQREGYRVSMAADGLQALERLQQERPTVVLSDIEMPRMDGFDLVRNIRSDPRLSDLPVIMITSRIAEKHREHARELGVDHYLGKPYSEDELLALIAHYTQIAAEA
- a CDS encoding cryptochrome/photolyase family protein, whose protein sequence is MNTYDKGLMWFRRDLRCEDNAALYHALKVCRQVWCVFVFDTDILDTLPRADRRVEFIRESLVELDADLRTLGQANGAQGVGLIVLHGQARQAIPALAWRLQVQAVFGNHDDDPAALARDAQVFGDLAHAGILLHSHKDHVIFERRELLTQAGHPFGVFTPYKNAWLKQLDPFHLKAYPVARYAGALAPVPPEWAVPVPRLSDLDFETTNLAQLPVPTGSSGARQLFSDFLQRIDRYDQARDFPAVKGPSYLSVHLRFGTLSVRRVVSVAHRMHLQGIAGASTWLSELIWRDFYHQLLANFPQVADRAFKPEYDHIRFERGKHAKELFATWCEGRTGYPLVDAAMAQINQTGYMHNRLRMVVASFLVKDLGLDWRWGERYFAEHLIDFDLAANNGGWQWASSSGCDAQPWFRIFNPVTQSERFDPQGKFIRRYLPQLTELPDAAIHAPWQARELELSAAGVELGKTYPLPVVDHAEARERTLLRYAVVKKKEPPRSAAARVAAPRGG